Below is a window of Campylobacter concisus DNA.
ACTAAATGCTAGCACAAAGCTTGAAAATTTAAAGAAAATTTACGGCTAAATCTATAAAACGAGTAAAATTTAGTGGCCTAAAAGCCACTAAATTTTAGAATCTATAAGCAAACTGAAGTTTTGCGCTGCTTTGATCTTTTTTACCAAAAGATTGTGCTATGCCAAAATTTATGAGTGTCACATAAGTTGGCGTATATCTTAGACCGACCTCAACCTCTGAACTTGTACCTTTTTGAGTTAGGCTGATCTCCTCGTCTTCTTGGATCACCGCTATTTTTGACTTGGTGTTAAATTTATACTCAGCGCTAATTTTTCCATAATGATTAAATTTACCAGCATCATAGGCTATTTTTGAGTAAATTTTAGCTCTACTTGATGTAACGCTGCTAAATTTTAATGTACTTTGTCCGATATATGCCTCATCGCTACCGACATAAGAGAGCACGTAGTTTAGCCCGCTATCAAGTATAAAACTATCAAATTTTATCTTTTTACCGACGCCAAAGCTAGCATTGTAGTATGGCATCGAGATTTTATAATCTACATCTTTCGCATCAACCTTAGTCTGGCTCCTGCCAGCTTTTGCCATGAGATCCATATAAAAATCACGTGGTAAATTTAGCCTTGAAAAAATACCAAGTCCATAGTTTCTAACTCTGCTATCTATTTTGGCATCTTCGTTGCTGTTATCAAATTTAGCGTACGAGTTCTCTATAAAAGCTCCATAAATGTTCTCTTTTGCACTAAATGCTACACCGGCTGATAAGCCAACGCCTTTTAGATCAATGCCGCTCTCATAATAGTCTGCCTTAAATCCATTTACATTTGCAAAACTGATCACATTTCTTTCATCGCTTTCGTATGCTGGCTGATACGCGTCGCTTCTATAGCCAAAGTCATCGGCAAACGCATATTTAGCAAGATGAGATGTACCAAATAAATTTGCAACTTCTAGTGCATTTAGATCAAGCTCAATAGCTCCCATTGAGTCGCTCATAAAGTCATTCATTTTAAAAGTCACATCACTTCTATCTGTTAAACCAATATAAACACCTGATTGTCTACTTTTTTCGATAGTAGAACCAATTATATTAACTTCGTTGTGCGTTGCATTTGCTCTGGCTCCACTAGTAAAATTTATCCATTTTGCTTATTTTGTTTCTAAAAAATTTTTTATTAGAAATTTTAGCTTTAAGATCGATTTTTCAAAAACGAACTTTTACTAATTTTCATCTATAATCACTCCATGAAAAACGAAGCACAAAAATTTTATGCCGTCATTGATCTAAAGTCATTTTACGCCTCAGTTGAGTGTGTGGAGCGAGGGCTCGATCCGTTTAAAGCCGATCTAGTCGTGGCTGACGATAGTCGCGGCAACGGAAGTGTTTGCCTAGCCGTTAGCCCAGCTCTTAGAGCCAAAGGCGTGAAAAATAGATGCAGGCTTTTTGAAATACCAAAGGCTATAAAATTTATCATTGCACCGCCTAGAATGCAGTTTTATATCGACTATGCGGCTAAAATTTATGAGATATATCTAAAATATGTCTCAAAAGATGATATCTATGTCTATTCTATTGATGAGGCCTTTATCGATCTTACTTCTTATGTTAAATTTTATAATACCGATGCAAAATCCATAGCCAAAAAGATAATGGATGAAATTTTAAAAACTACTGGCGTGACGGCCACCTGTGGCATGGGCACAAATTTATACCTCGCAAAAATCGCCCTTGATATCCTGGCTAAGCATAGTGATGATGGGATTGCATTTTTAGACGAGCAACTTTATAAAGAACGTCTTTGGACGCATCAATCGCTAGATGACTTTTGGCGTATCGGTAAGCAAACTAGGCTAAAGCTGGAAAAACATGGAATTTTTTGTATGAAAGATATAGCAAATGCTCCGCGAAGCTTGCTTGAGAAATTTTTTGGAGTTGATGCCTATATAACGATAGATCACGCAAATGGCATAGAGCCAACGACAATAGCTGACATAAAAGCATATAAACCAAGCACAAAATCCTACTTTAGCTCTGAAATTTTACCAAGAGACTACGAGCGTTGCGAGGCGGTAGTCGTACTAAAAGAGATGGCTGATAGACTAGTGCTTAGGATGATCAACAAAGAAGTAATGGCAAGTGGAATAACAATAAATATAAAATTTGCCGACAAACTCGAGCCACACCAGCGTGCAAGCGTTCGGTTTAAGACACCAACAAATGTCTCAAGCGTGCTGATGAGCGCGGCTGAGGAGCTACTTTTAAACAAGATAAAAAATGTTGGGCTGATTAGGCAAATTAGCATCAGTGCAAACGACGT
It encodes the following:
- a CDS encoding DNA repair protein, whose translation is MKNEAQKFYAVIDLKSFYASVECVERGLDPFKADLVVADDSRGNGSVCLAVSPALRAKGVKNRCRLFEIPKAIKFIIAPPRMQFYIDYAAKIYEIYLKYVSKDDIYVYSIDEAFIDLTSYVKFYNTDAKSIAKKIMDEILKTTGVTATCGMGTNLYLAKIALDILAKHSDDGIAFLDEQLYKERLWTHQSLDDFWRIGKQTRLKLEKHGIFCMKDIANAPRSLLEKFFGVDAYITIDHANGIEPTTIADIKAYKPSTKSYFSSEILPRDYERCEAVVVLKEMADRLVLRMINKEVMASGITINIKFADKLEPHQRASVRFKTPTNVSSVLMSAAEELLLNKIKNVGLIRQISISANDVVKESLAHSSLFEDDTKEKAVLKSLNLIKEKFGKNSVLRAIDLLPEATGQDRNKKIGGHKSGE